One window of the Camarhynchus parvulus chromosome 24, STF_HiC, whole genome shotgun sequence genome contains the following:
- the BCL9L gene encoding B-cell CLL/lymphoma 9-like protein isoform X1, giving the protein MHPDNKLPSHGKAGSSNALAQHHNVSQAPTCNLGSKGVGAGSHGSKATQISPGNSGLKNSQNTVPNFSSLKGKVKRERSISVDSGEQREASTPSQDTESKGEVAPRSKRRCVLERKQPYSGDEWCSGPDSEEDDKPISSAHSCNVADPAMSTAPQLGPGSNPLPNLSESSASGVPHGAAPGLRSEAAGGGGGGTGKQPSQFVYVFTTHLANTAAEAVLQGRADSILAYHQQNVPRAKLDQAPPAPKVLGVAEPLPINPPAANTPQSQPLVPQASQPQPQPPPPQPPAPPPQAISQTPLPAPSSLPQEGTSEDGRRDLTPNSLGNNSSNNQPGSNHPNTPTASASTMQPGQVDSSATPSSSLLGEGPGMPGNGQAGLGPRNTMNSEGLSKEQLEHRERSLQTLRDIERLLLRSGEAEPFLKSSQNAGEGGTAPQPQAAPAQPPAPPASIKKYEEPLQSMISQTQSLGGPSLEHEVPHHPGPDMGQQMNMMMQRLNQDSLTPEQVAWRKLQEEYYEEKRRKEEQISIHGRPMQEIMIPQSMGSMMMRGPPPPYHSKPGEQWPPGMGSQLRAPIDVQDPLQLRGGPPFPGPRFPGNQMQRVSGFGGMQNMPLDALGPMNTMQRPVRPSVGWSDDMSPMGGPGNFPQGTLPYPPGQGDPERFMNPRAREEILRHQLMEKRPVAMQRPMGISNNSMSQGMEMERMMQAHRQMDPSMFAGQITGETLSSAPMGMDFAGTRGMLSPPMSQSGLRDMDTPMGPGNLNMNMNVNMNMNMNLNVQMTPQQQMMMSQKMRGPEMMTHQGMNPEELARVRAQNGNGSAILTGPQKMMIPSQFPNQGQQGFSTGQGSYPNLPQEMGSGSDMFSPEQGTMPVGSISGTTRLSHIPLPPVSNPTPTPGGNLANMHPAPSRGLGRRPSDLTININQMNSPSMGHLKSPTLSQVHSPLVTSPSASLKSPQTPSQMISMPPSNQSGPLKSPQVMSSSLNVRSPTGSPSRLKSPSMAVSSPGWVPSPKATMPSPGVNQSKQTLNMNSSASIGALEQGSLPSGPRSSSSAPASNTSSTMNPNMPFTSSPDPSPSQNPLSLMMSQMSKYAMPSSTPLYHNAIKTIATSDDELLPDRPMLPPGSMSGVTGNQPNQLHLNSVGPGSAQSPMGMNLPGQQPLSHEPPPTSMMSSPNPLGSNIPMHPSGPGAGVPPQNPMMLPPGPQDSLNQQCGPVPNSSQMIPSNQLVFPRMQQPHNAMPSPAGGMPMAPSAGGGPGMQQHYPPGMPLPPEDLPSQQPGQMPPQQHMMGKNIPPRIGDPYPPVLPGVASVLNDPELSEVIRPTPTGIPEFDLSRIIPSEKPSSTLQYFPKSDSQAPKSQPSNLHLMNLQNMMAEQPPVRPGMNASSLPGQQGVQRGLSMPMCHPGQVPMLGRTGIPPQQGMMGNSMHQGMMSPQQSLMAQQNFMLMQAKQRSMSVSGEMYAQTGHMMSPQGSLMGPPPQQNLMVTHQMRQRSVSLDSQMSYIPGPGNMANLPF; this is encoded by the exons ATGCACCCTGACAACAAACTGCCCAGCCATggcaaggcaggcagcagcaatgccctggcccagcaccaCAATGTGAGCCAAGCACCCACCTGTAACTTGGGCTCAAAGGGTGTGGGGGCAGGCAGCCATGGCAGCAAGGCCACTCAAATTTCCCCTGGCAACTCTGGACTGAAAAACAGCCAGAACACTGTCCCAAACTTCAGCTCCTTGAAGGGCAAGGTGAAGCGGGAACGAAGCATCTCAGTGGACTCCGGAGAACAGCGAGAAGCCAGCACCCCATCACAGGACACAGAATCAAAAG GTGAGGTGGCTCCCCGCAGTAAGCGACGGTGTGTGCTGGAAAGGAAGCAGCCATACAGCGGCGATGAATGGTGCTCTGGGCCGGACAGCGAGGAAGACGACAAACCCATCAGCAGTGCACACA GCTGTAATGTAGCAGATCCTGCGATGTCCACGGCCCCACAGCTTGGTCCAGGGTCCAACCCGCTGCCTAACCTGAGCGAGAGCAGTGCTTCCGGTGTGCCCCATGGTGCTGCCCCTGGCTTGCGgtcagaggctgcaggaggcggcggcggcggaacAGGGAAGCAGCCTTCACAGTTTGTTTACGTCTTTACAACGCACCTTGCTAACAC agctgcagaagctgtCCTGCAGGGCCGAGCTGACTCCATTCTGGCCTACCATCAACAGAATGTCCCGCGGGCAAAGCTAGACCAG GCACCACCTGCTCCTAAAGTGCTGGGCGTTGCTGAGCCACTTCCAATTAACCCTCCTGCTGCCAATACTCCACAGTCCCAGCCACTGGTTCCTCAAGCAAGTcaaccacagccacagcctcccccaccacagcctccagccccaccaCCTCAGGCCATCAGTCAAACACCTTTGCCTGCGCCCAGCAGCCTGCCTCAGGAAGGGACAAGTGAAGATGGCCGGAGAGATCTGACTCCCAACTCTTTGGGGAACAATAGCAGCAACAACCAGCCTGGAAGTAACCATCCAAATACACCCACTGCATCTGCCAGCACCATGCAGCCTGGGCAAGTGGACTCCTCTGccacacccagctccagcctccttgGAGAGGGCCCAGGGATGCCGGGGAATGGGCAGGCAGGCCTGGGCCCCAGAAACACCATGAACTCAGAAGGGCTCtcaaaggagcagctggagcaccgAGAGCGTTCTCTGCAGACCCTGAGAGACATTGAGCGCCTGCTGCTTCGCAGTGGGGAGGCCGAGCCCTTCCTCAAGTCCAGCCAAAATGCAGGTGAGGGGGGGACTGCCCCTCAGCCACAGGctgcccctgctcagccccCCGCACCCCCTGCCAGCATCAAGAAGTATGAAGAGCCTCTGCAGTCCATGATCTCCCAGACCCAGAGCCTTGGTGGGCCCAGTCTGGAACATGAGGTGCCTCACCACCCTGGTCCTGACATGGGACAGCAGATGAACATGATGATGCAGCGGCTGAACCAGGACAGCCTGACACCAGAGCAAGTGGCCTGGAGGAAGTTGCAGGAAGAGTACTACGAGGAAAAGCGACGGAAAGAGGAGCAGATCAGCATCCATGGCCGGCCCATGCAGGAGATCATGATCCCTCAGTCAATGGGGAGCATGATGATGCGTGGGCCTCCACCACCCTACCACAGCAAGCCTGGAGAGCAGTGGccaccagggatgggcagccaGCTGCGGGCACCCATAGATGTGCAGGACCCTCTGCAGCTGCGGGGAGGGCCACCCTTCCCTGGCCCACGGTTCCCTGGGAATCAAATGCAGAGAGTCTCTGGCTTTGGAGGGATGCAGAACATGCCCTTGGATGCTCTTGGGCCCATGAATACCATGCAGAGGCCAGTCAGGCCCAGCGTGGGATGGAGCGATGATATGTCTCCTATGGGAGGCCCTGGGAACTTTCCACAAGGCACCTTACCCTACCCACCAGGGCAAGGAGACCCAGAAAGGTTTATGAATCCCCGTGCCAGAGAGGAGATTCTGCGGCATCAGCTTATGGAGAAACGCCCAGTGGCAATGCAGAGGCCCATGGGGATATCCAACAACTCCATGAGCCAGGGCATGGAAATGGAGAGGATGATGCAGGCTCACAGGCAGATGGATCCATCCATGTTTGCGGGGCAGATAACGGGTGAGACCCTGAGCAGTGCCCCAATGGGAATGGATTTTGCAGGCACTCGGGGGATGCTGAGCCCCCCTATGAGTCAGTCAGGCCTTCGGGACATGGACACACCCATGGGCCCTGGCAACCTCAATATGAACATGAATGTCAATATGAACATGAACATGAACCTCAATGTCCAGAtgaccccacagcagcagatgatgATGTCCCAGAAGATGAGGGGCCCTGAAATGATGACCCACCAGGGCATGAACCCTGAGGAGCTGGCCAGGGTTAGGGCTCAGAATGGCAATGGCAGTGCAATACTAACGGGACCCCAGAAAATGATGATTCCCTCACAGTTCCCCAACCAAGGACAGCAAGGCTTCTCGACAGGGCAAGGGTCTTATCCCAACCTGCCCCAGGAGATGGGCAGTGGCTCAGACATGTTtagccctgagcagggcaccATGCCTGTTGGGAGCATCAGTGGCACCACCAGACTCAGCCACATTCCTCTGCCTCCAGTCTCCAATCCCACTCCCACACCAGGGGGAAACCTGGCCAACATGCACCCAGCACCTTCCCGGGGGCTGGGCCGCCGGCCCTCTGACCTCACCATCAACATCAACCAGATGAATTCCCCCAGTATGGGTCACCTCAAGTCTCCCACCCTTAGCCAGGTGCATTCACCCCTGGTCACCTCCCCATCTGCCAGTCTCAAGTCTCCACAGACACCCTCGCAGATGATCAGCATGCCACCTTCAAACCAGTCTGGACCCCTCAAGTCCCCCCAGGTGATGAGTTCCTCCCTCAACGTCCGGTCTCCAACTGGCTCACCAAGCCGCCTGAAGTCCCCTTCTATGGCTGTTTCTTCCCCTGGTTGGGTGCCATCTCCCAAAGCCACCATGCCCAGCCCAGGAGTCAACCAGAGCAAGCAGACTCTCAATATGAACTCATCTGCTTCCATTGGAGCACTGGAGCAGG GTTCTCTCCCTTCTGGGCCTCGGAGCAGCTCTTCTGCACCAGCCAGCAACACCTCTAGCACCATGAATCCAAACATGCCTTTTACTTCCTCTCCAGATCCATCCCCTTCCCAGAACCCCCTCTCACTGATGATGTCCCAGATGTCCAAGTATGCCATGCCCAGCTCCACACCACTTTACCACAATGCCATCAAAACCATCGCCACCTCTGATGATGAGCTGCTGCCAGACAGGCCTATGCTCCCACCTGGAAGTATGTCAG GCGTGACGGGGAATCAGCCAAATCAACTGCACTTGAACTCTGTGGGGCCTGGATCCGCTCAGAGCCCCATGGGAATGAACCTACCTGGTCAGCAGCCCCTTTCCCACGAACCACCCCCCACCTCTATGATGtcctccccaaaccctctggGCTCCAACATTCCTATGCATCCGAGTGGGCCAGGGGCGGGCGTGCCCCCCCAGAACCCCATGATGCTGCCCCCGGGTCCCCAGGACTCATTGAACCAGCAGTGTGGCCCTGTGCCCAACAGTTCACAGATGATTCCTTCCAACCAGCTTGTGTTCCCCCGCATGCAGCAGCCCCACAATGCCATGCCGTCTCCTGCTGGAGGCATGCCCATGGCCCCCAGTGCAGGAGGTGgccctgggatgcagcagcattACCCGCCAGGGATGCCCTTGCCACCTGAGGaccttccctcccagcagcctggccagaTGCCCCCTCAGCAGCACATGATGGGCAAGAACATCCCTCCTCGGATTGGTGACCCCTACCCGCCCGTGCTTCCTGGGGTGGCGTCGGTGCTGAACGACCCCGAGCTCAGTGAGGTCATCCGCCCCACGCCCACGGGGATCCCGGAGTTTGACCTGTCCAGGATCATCCCATCAGAGAAGCCAAGCAGCACCTTGCAGTATTTCCCCAAGAGTGACAGCCAGGCACCCAAATCTCAGCCTTCCAACCTCCACCTCATGAACCTGCAGAACATGATGGCTGAGCAGCCCCCTGTGCGTCCAGGTATGAATGCTTCCAGCCTCCCCGGGCAGCAGGGCGTGCAGAGGGGACTCAGCATGCCCATGTGCCATCCTGGACAAGTGCCCAtgctgggcaggacaggcaTACCGCCCCAGCAAGGCATGATGGGCAATAGCATGCACCAGGGCATGATGTCTCCGCAGCAGAGCCTGATGGCCCAGCAGAATTTCATGCTGATGCAGGCCAAGCAGAGAAGCATGTCTGTGTCAGGGGAGATGTATGCCCAGACAGGACATATGATGTCACCTCAGGGCTCTCTCATGGGGCCCCCGCCTCAGCAGAACCTCATGGTCACACACCAGATGAGGCAGAGGAGTGTCTCCCTGGACAGCCAGATGAGTTATATCCCTGGGCCTGGGAACATGGCGAACTTGCCTTTTTAA
- the BCL9L gene encoding B-cell CLL/lymphoma 9-like protein isoform X2 has product MHPDNKLPSHGKAGSSNALAQHHNVSQAPTCNLGSKGVGAGSHGSKATQISPGNSGLKNSQNTVPNFSSLKGKVKRERSISVDSGEQREASTPSQDTESKGEVAPRSKRRCVLERKQPYSGDEWCSGPDSEEDDKPISSAHSCNVADPAMSTAPQLGPGSNPLPNLSESSASGVPHGAAPGLRSEAAGGGGGGTGKQPSQFVYVFTTHLANTAAEAVLQGRADSILAYHQQNVPRAKLDQAPPAPKVLGVAEPLPINPPAANTPQSQPLVPQASQPQPQPPPPQPPAPPPQAISQTPLPAPSSLPQEGTSEDGRRDLTPNSLGNNSSNNQPGSNHPNTPTASASTMQPGQVDSSATPSSSLLGEGPGMPGNGQAGLGPRNTMNSEGLSKEQLEHRERSLQTLRDIERLLLRSGEAEPFLKSSQNAGEGGTAPQPQAAPAQPPAPPASIKKYEEPLQSMISQTQSLGGPSLEHEVPHHPGPDMGQQMNMMMQRLNQDSLTPEQVAWRKLQEEYYEEKRRKEEQISIHGRPMQEIMIPQSMGSMMMRGPPPPYHSKPGEQWPPGMGSQLRAPIDVQDPLQLRGGPPFPGPRFPGNQMQRVSGFGGMQNMPLDALGPMNTMQRPVRPSVGWSDDMSPMGGPGNFPQGTLPYPPGQGDPERFMNPRAREEILRHQLMEKRPVAMQRPMGISNNSMSQGMEMERMMQAHRQMDPSMFAGQITGETLSSAPMGMDFAGTRGMLSPPMSQSGLRDMDTPMGPGNLNMNMNVNMNMNMNLNVQMTPQQQMMMSQKMRGPEMMTHQGMNPEELARVRAQNGNGSAILTGPQKMMIPSQFPNQGQQGFSTGQGSYPNLPQEMGSGSDMFSPEQGTMPVGSISGTTRLSHIPLPPVSNPTPTPGGNLANMHPAPSRGLGRRPSDLTININQMNSPSMGHLKSPTLSQVHSPLVTSPSASLKSPQTPSQMISMPPSNQSGPLKSPQVMSSSLNVRSPTGSPSRLKSPSMAVSSPGWVPSPKATMPSPGVNQSKQTLNMNSSASIGALEQGSLPSGPRSSSSAPASNTSSTMNPNMPFTSSPDPSPSQNPLSLMMSQMSKYAMPSSTPLYHNAIKTIATSDDELLPDRPMLPPGSVTGNQPNQLHLNSVGPGSAQSPMGMNLPGQQPLSHEPPPTSMMSSPNPLGSNIPMHPSGPGAGVPPQNPMMLPPGPQDSLNQQCGPVPNSSQMIPSNQLVFPRMQQPHNAMPSPAGGMPMAPSAGGGPGMQQHYPPGMPLPPEDLPSQQPGQMPPQQHMMGKNIPPRIGDPYPPVLPGVASVLNDPELSEVIRPTPTGIPEFDLSRIIPSEKPSSTLQYFPKSDSQAPKSQPSNLHLMNLQNMMAEQPPVRPGMNASSLPGQQGVQRGLSMPMCHPGQVPMLGRTGIPPQQGMMGNSMHQGMMSPQQSLMAQQNFMLMQAKQRSMSVSGEMYAQTGHMMSPQGSLMGPPPQQNLMVTHQMRQRSVSLDSQMSYIPGPGNMANLPF; this is encoded by the exons ATGCACCCTGACAACAAACTGCCCAGCCATggcaaggcaggcagcagcaatgccctggcccagcaccaCAATGTGAGCCAAGCACCCACCTGTAACTTGGGCTCAAAGGGTGTGGGGGCAGGCAGCCATGGCAGCAAGGCCACTCAAATTTCCCCTGGCAACTCTGGACTGAAAAACAGCCAGAACACTGTCCCAAACTTCAGCTCCTTGAAGGGCAAGGTGAAGCGGGAACGAAGCATCTCAGTGGACTCCGGAGAACAGCGAGAAGCCAGCACCCCATCACAGGACACAGAATCAAAAG GTGAGGTGGCTCCCCGCAGTAAGCGACGGTGTGTGCTGGAAAGGAAGCAGCCATACAGCGGCGATGAATGGTGCTCTGGGCCGGACAGCGAGGAAGACGACAAACCCATCAGCAGTGCACACA GCTGTAATGTAGCAGATCCTGCGATGTCCACGGCCCCACAGCTTGGTCCAGGGTCCAACCCGCTGCCTAACCTGAGCGAGAGCAGTGCTTCCGGTGTGCCCCATGGTGCTGCCCCTGGCTTGCGgtcagaggctgcaggaggcggcggcggcggaacAGGGAAGCAGCCTTCACAGTTTGTTTACGTCTTTACAACGCACCTTGCTAACAC agctgcagaagctgtCCTGCAGGGCCGAGCTGACTCCATTCTGGCCTACCATCAACAGAATGTCCCGCGGGCAAAGCTAGACCAG GCACCACCTGCTCCTAAAGTGCTGGGCGTTGCTGAGCCACTTCCAATTAACCCTCCTGCTGCCAATACTCCACAGTCCCAGCCACTGGTTCCTCAAGCAAGTcaaccacagccacagcctcccccaccacagcctccagccccaccaCCTCAGGCCATCAGTCAAACACCTTTGCCTGCGCCCAGCAGCCTGCCTCAGGAAGGGACAAGTGAAGATGGCCGGAGAGATCTGACTCCCAACTCTTTGGGGAACAATAGCAGCAACAACCAGCCTGGAAGTAACCATCCAAATACACCCACTGCATCTGCCAGCACCATGCAGCCTGGGCAAGTGGACTCCTCTGccacacccagctccagcctccttgGAGAGGGCCCAGGGATGCCGGGGAATGGGCAGGCAGGCCTGGGCCCCAGAAACACCATGAACTCAGAAGGGCTCtcaaaggagcagctggagcaccgAGAGCGTTCTCTGCAGACCCTGAGAGACATTGAGCGCCTGCTGCTTCGCAGTGGGGAGGCCGAGCCCTTCCTCAAGTCCAGCCAAAATGCAGGTGAGGGGGGGACTGCCCCTCAGCCACAGGctgcccctgctcagccccCCGCACCCCCTGCCAGCATCAAGAAGTATGAAGAGCCTCTGCAGTCCATGATCTCCCAGACCCAGAGCCTTGGTGGGCCCAGTCTGGAACATGAGGTGCCTCACCACCCTGGTCCTGACATGGGACAGCAGATGAACATGATGATGCAGCGGCTGAACCAGGACAGCCTGACACCAGAGCAAGTGGCCTGGAGGAAGTTGCAGGAAGAGTACTACGAGGAAAAGCGACGGAAAGAGGAGCAGATCAGCATCCATGGCCGGCCCATGCAGGAGATCATGATCCCTCAGTCAATGGGGAGCATGATGATGCGTGGGCCTCCACCACCCTACCACAGCAAGCCTGGAGAGCAGTGGccaccagggatgggcagccaGCTGCGGGCACCCATAGATGTGCAGGACCCTCTGCAGCTGCGGGGAGGGCCACCCTTCCCTGGCCCACGGTTCCCTGGGAATCAAATGCAGAGAGTCTCTGGCTTTGGAGGGATGCAGAACATGCCCTTGGATGCTCTTGGGCCCATGAATACCATGCAGAGGCCAGTCAGGCCCAGCGTGGGATGGAGCGATGATATGTCTCCTATGGGAGGCCCTGGGAACTTTCCACAAGGCACCTTACCCTACCCACCAGGGCAAGGAGACCCAGAAAGGTTTATGAATCCCCGTGCCAGAGAGGAGATTCTGCGGCATCAGCTTATGGAGAAACGCCCAGTGGCAATGCAGAGGCCCATGGGGATATCCAACAACTCCATGAGCCAGGGCATGGAAATGGAGAGGATGATGCAGGCTCACAGGCAGATGGATCCATCCATGTTTGCGGGGCAGATAACGGGTGAGACCCTGAGCAGTGCCCCAATGGGAATGGATTTTGCAGGCACTCGGGGGATGCTGAGCCCCCCTATGAGTCAGTCAGGCCTTCGGGACATGGACACACCCATGGGCCCTGGCAACCTCAATATGAACATGAATGTCAATATGAACATGAACATGAACCTCAATGTCCAGAtgaccccacagcagcagatgatgATGTCCCAGAAGATGAGGGGCCCTGAAATGATGACCCACCAGGGCATGAACCCTGAGGAGCTGGCCAGGGTTAGGGCTCAGAATGGCAATGGCAGTGCAATACTAACGGGACCCCAGAAAATGATGATTCCCTCACAGTTCCCCAACCAAGGACAGCAAGGCTTCTCGACAGGGCAAGGGTCTTATCCCAACCTGCCCCAGGAGATGGGCAGTGGCTCAGACATGTTtagccctgagcagggcaccATGCCTGTTGGGAGCATCAGTGGCACCACCAGACTCAGCCACATTCCTCTGCCTCCAGTCTCCAATCCCACTCCCACACCAGGGGGAAACCTGGCCAACATGCACCCAGCACCTTCCCGGGGGCTGGGCCGCCGGCCCTCTGACCTCACCATCAACATCAACCAGATGAATTCCCCCAGTATGGGTCACCTCAAGTCTCCCACCCTTAGCCAGGTGCATTCACCCCTGGTCACCTCCCCATCTGCCAGTCTCAAGTCTCCACAGACACCCTCGCAGATGATCAGCATGCCACCTTCAAACCAGTCTGGACCCCTCAAGTCCCCCCAGGTGATGAGTTCCTCCCTCAACGTCCGGTCTCCAACTGGCTCACCAAGCCGCCTGAAGTCCCCTTCTATGGCTGTTTCTTCCCCTGGTTGGGTGCCATCTCCCAAAGCCACCATGCCCAGCCCAGGAGTCAACCAGAGCAAGCAGACTCTCAATATGAACTCATCTGCTTCCATTGGAGCACTGGAGCAGG GTTCTCTCCCTTCTGGGCCTCGGAGCAGCTCTTCTGCACCAGCCAGCAACACCTCTAGCACCATGAATCCAAACATGCCTTTTACTTCCTCTCCAGATCCATCCCCTTCCCAGAACCCCCTCTCACTGATGATGTCCCAGATGTCCAAGTATGCCATGCCCAGCTCCACACCACTTTACCACAATGCCATCAAAACCATCGCCACCTCTGATGATGAGCTGCTGCCAGACAGGCCTATGCTCCCACCTGGAA GCGTGACGGGGAATCAGCCAAATCAACTGCACTTGAACTCTGTGGGGCCTGGATCCGCTCAGAGCCCCATGGGAATGAACCTACCTGGTCAGCAGCCCCTTTCCCACGAACCACCCCCCACCTCTATGATGtcctccccaaaccctctggGCTCCAACATTCCTATGCATCCGAGTGGGCCAGGGGCGGGCGTGCCCCCCCAGAACCCCATGATGCTGCCCCCGGGTCCCCAGGACTCATTGAACCAGCAGTGTGGCCCTGTGCCCAACAGTTCACAGATGATTCCTTCCAACCAGCTTGTGTTCCCCCGCATGCAGCAGCCCCACAATGCCATGCCGTCTCCTGCTGGAGGCATGCCCATGGCCCCCAGTGCAGGAGGTGgccctgggatgcagcagcattACCCGCCAGGGATGCCCTTGCCACCTGAGGaccttccctcccagcagcctggccagaTGCCCCCTCAGCAGCACATGATGGGCAAGAACATCCCTCCTCGGATTGGTGACCCCTACCCGCCCGTGCTTCCTGGGGTGGCGTCGGTGCTGAACGACCCCGAGCTCAGTGAGGTCATCCGCCCCACGCCCACGGGGATCCCGGAGTTTGACCTGTCCAGGATCATCCCATCAGAGAAGCCAAGCAGCACCTTGCAGTATTTCCCCAAGAGTGACAGCCAGGCACCCAAATCTCAGCCTTCCAACCTCCACCTCATGAACCTGCAGAACATGATGGCTGAGCAGCCCCCTGTGCGTCCAGGTATGAATGCTTCCAGCCTCCCCGGGCAGCAGGGCGTGCAGAGGGGACTCAGCATGCCCATGTGCCATCCTGGACAAGTGCCCAtgctgggcaggacaggcaTACCGCCCCAGCAAGGCATGATGGGCAATAGCATGCACCAGGGCATGATGTCTCCGCAGCAGAGCCTGATGGCCCAGCAGAATTTCATGCTGATGCAGGCCAAGCAGAGAAGCATGTCTGTGTCAGGGGAGATGTATGCCCAGACAGGACATATGATGTCACCTCAGGGCTCTCTCATGGGGCCCCCGCCTCAGCAGAACCTCATGGTCACACACCAGATGAGGCAGAGGAGTGTCTCCCTGGACAGCCAGATGAGTTATATCCCTGGGCCTGGGAACATGGCGAACTTGCCTTTTTAA